The proteins below come from a single Vidua chalybeata isolate OUT-0048 chromosome 1, bVidCha1 merged haplotype, whole genome shotgun sequence genomic window:
- the LOC128791808 gene encoding uncharacterized protein LOC128791808, translating into MDTQLFSPLLGAVPGPPTPPEPSQLCRDWPGCAEDFGSQTAFQECPKKRAPLNLSYSGNGPDVFGLVSSILEEPNKPEPATDWNSLARLFPPVWAPDLGSDGELPGLPGQHCVQNKDFPNLLGSSCHQEPLQEPPEVEMLHRGLGDLQLLESWLSPPPHPSNAPRNPENSPLQTTAPQEGFSFPNGGWNQHLCTYDHGRLNGGYEKCGSNFRPFSPQSRMRESPSVQKEFWKRGKALKNYAQGQTKYSPDLSNQPGDNSWDKVPQDSRLFSKRYENFPAAHNLQSPVHPSLCFFNPPPKENTFSGGTGRKPQESHVQNGHCGFTLGDAFNNNDECKVNMGPKESSPQAAECDLSVQNGNCSSYQGCAWLDGSSLAAASEIPYGKQMATSPQSSSGVSTMSGGSPTHQPFTQPSCYSQLLPALPARKDGSLQPSNGVSSRLGVPHFISESQKQRRPVGRSQEDAGLNKEGRRRKFPVRFPPDWLVQQKAAGEDPAEKYHRFPKRQSQESGSKGDRRGRRSWIPHVGSMAPNRQPFDVFPTKHEQNGGSLSDFINPSLLPSFPFMPDFKQNPSFPPFNHQLFPSANAFNFPPPPFPLSDLVDLFHCDDFNPLGPFVGDLFPGEIPAPCFAFPAPFNKYRPPRSHSGPASELHVRLEECSEQWRALEKERKKAEADLARHFPGQHSSSCSPVSRLPAHPSRVDRLIAEQSRERARVLALIGRMERLCGAPLHRNISRTLELHLEAIQVTQARRKDEIGNAANPQRHGGPRYNNDKDVLALAAALRALAGATRRARTALWCALQATLPKSPPAAPENQQLLLQELRSSSTTSQGKSSVEQESRGSGKAEEARKILE; encoded by the exons ATGGACACTCAGTTGTTCTCCCCATTACTGGGAGCAGTCCCCGGTCCCCCCACGCCCCCGGAGccctcccagctgtgcagggactGGCCAGGATGTGCTGAGGATTTTGGATCCCAAACTGCCTTCCAGGAGTGCCCAAAAAAAAG ggcaCCATTAAATCTTTCTTACTCTGGCAATGGCCCTGATGTGTTTGGGTTGGTGTCGAGCATTTTAGAGGAGCCAAACAAGCCAGAACCAGCCACAGATTG GAATTCTCTAGCAAGATTGTTTCCCCCTGTGTGGGCACCTGATCTGGGCAGCGATGGggagctcccagggctgccaggccAGCACTGTGTCCAGAACAAGGATTTTCCCAAcctgctgggctccagctgccATCAGGAACCCCTGCAGGAGCCTCCTGAGGTGGAGATGCTGCACAGAGGTTTGGGAGACCTGCAGCTCCTCGAGTCTTggctctctcctcctcctcatcccagcaACGCCCCGAGGAACCCTGAGAATTCCCCTTTGCAAACCACGGCTCCCCAGGaaggcttttccttcccaaatggGGGCTGGAACCAGCATTTGTGCACTTACGACCACGGGAGGTTAAATGGGGGCTATGAAAAATGTGGGTCCAATTTTAGGCCTTTTTCTCCTCAGAGCAGGATGAGAGAAAGCCCCAGCGTCCAGAAGGAGttttggaaaagaggaaaagctctGAAAAATTATGCTCAAGGGCAAACTAAGTATTCCCCTGATCTTTCCAATCAGCCTGGTGATAACTCTTGGGATAAAGTACCCCAGGACAGCCGCCTGTTCTCTAAGAGATATGAGAACTTCCCAGCTGCTCACAATCTGCAGTCACCTGTCCATCCATCCCTTTGTTTTTTCAATCCACCCCctaaggaaaatactttttctggAGGAACAGGCAGAAAACCCCAGGAAAGCCATGTGCAAAATGGCCATTGTGGCTTTACTTTAGGGGATGcttttaataataatgatgagTGTAAAGTGAATATGGGACCTAAGGAAAGCTCTCCTCAAGCAGCTGAATGCGATTTATCTGTGCAAAATGGGAATTGCTCTTCGTACCAGGGGTGTGCGTGGCTGGATGGGAGCAGTCTGGCAGCTGCATCTGAAATTCCATATGGAAAACAAATGGCCACGAGCCCCCAGTCCTCATCAGGGGTTTCCACCATGTCTGGGGGCTCTCCCACCCACCAGCCTTTCACACAGCCCTCCTGCTACTCCCAGCTCCTTCCCGCCCTCCCTGCCAGGAAAGATGGGAGCTTACAACCATCAAATGGAGTTTCCAGCCGCCTGGGGGTTCCTCATTTCATCTCAGAGAGCCAGAAGCAGAGGAGACCCGTTGGAAGGTCCCAGGAGGATGCCGGGCTGAACAAGGAGGGGCGGCGCCGCAAATTCCCCGTCCGTTTTCCGCCCGACTGGCTCGTGCAGCAGAAAGCTGCAGGTGAAGACCCTGCTGAGAAATACCACAGGTTCCCAaaaaggcagagccaggagagtGGCAGTAAAGGCGACAGGAGAGGTAGAAGGAGTTGGATCCCTCACGTGGGATCTATGGCCCCAAACCGCCAGCCCTTCGACGTGTTCCCCACAAAGCACGAGCAGAACGGTGGCAGCTTGTCAGACTTCATCAACCcttctctgcttccttctttCCCGTTCATGCCTGATTTTAAGCAAAATCCCAGCTTCCCTCCATTTAATCACCAGCTGTTTCCATCAGCAAATGCTTTCAATTTCCCTCCGCCGCCGTTTCCACTCTCGGACCTTGTTGATCTTTTTCACTGCGACGACTTCAACCCCTTGGGTCCCTTCGTGGGTGATCTCTTCCCTGGAGAAATCCCTGCCCCCTGCTTTGCCTTTCCAGCCCCATTTAACAAGTACAGACCCCCCAGGAGCCACAGTGGCCCCGCTAGCGAGCTCCACGTCCGGCTGGAGGAGTGTTCCGAGCAGTGGAGAGCtttggagaaggagaggaagaag GCTGAGGCTGACCTTGCAAGGCActtcccagggcagcacagctccagctgcagccccgTGTCCCGGCTCCCCGCGCACCCGTCCCGCGTGGATCGCCTGATCGCCGAGCAGTCGCGGGAACGCGCCCGG GTGCTCGCACTGATAGGAAGAATGGAGAGGCTTTGTGGTGCTCCCCTGCACAGGAACATCTCCAGGACCTTGGAGCTCCACCTGGAAGCCATTCAGGTGACCCAGGCACGTCGGAAGGATGAGATTGGGAATGCTGCAAACCCCCAGAGGCATGGGGGGCCACGCTATAACAACGACAAAG ATGTGCTGGCCCTGGCCGCTGCCCTGCGAGCCCTGGCTGGTGCCACGCGCAGGGCTCGCACCGCGCTCTGGTGCGCGCTGCAGGCGACCCTGCCAAAATCCCCTCCAGCTGCACCCGAAAATCAACAGCTTCTCCTGCAAGAGCTTCGTTCTTCAAGCACAACCAGCCAGGGAAAAAGCAGCGTggagcaggaaagcagaggaagtggaaaagcagaggaagcgAGGAAGATTTTGGAATAA